A region of Pyxidicoccus parkwaysis DNA encodes the following proteins:
- a CDS encoding SDR family oxidoreductase produces the protein MSTSSSSHTRPAVVVTGISGNLGRALAKLLHKHERIIGIDRRPFVGRPKDVEMYELDLRKKKAEDVFRKNDVKAVIHMGIMHDPRMSEEEHHSFNVVGTTRLLEYCAKYGVKKVVVLSSANVYGPSPDNSNFLTEDAPLMAASRFSGVRDLIEVDMLAHGFFWKHPDIETVILRPVHIVGPTIKNAPSNYLRLRRPWVMAGFDPMVQLIHVEDVARAMVEALRPEPKGVYNVVGPGEVPLSAVMRELGNTPIPVPHPVARPLLRTLFKYRLSNFPPPELDHIQFLCAVDGKRWVNDVSWKPRHSMRDTIRSVLGE, from the coding sequence GTGAGCACCTCTTCCAGCAGCCACACGCGGCCCGCCGTCGTCGTCACCGGCATCAGCGGCAACCTGGGCCGCGCGCTCGCCAAGCTGCTCCACAAGCACGAGCGCATCATCGGCATCGACCGGCGCCCCTTCGTGGGCCGGCCGAAGGACGTGGAGATGTACGAGCTGGACCTCCGCAAGAAGAAGGCGGAGGACGTCTTCCGGAAGAATGACGTCAAGGCCGTCATCCACATGGGCATCATGCATGACCCGCGGATGAGCGAGGAGGAGCACCACTCGTTCAACGTCGTGGGCACCACGCGCCTGTTGGAGTACTGCGCGAAGTACGGCGTGAAGAAGGTGGTGGTGTTGTCCTCGGCCAACGTCTACGGCCCCAGCCCGGACAACTCCAACTTCCTCACCGAGGACGCGCCGCTGATGGCGGCCAGCCGCTTCTCCGGGGTGAGGGACCTCATCGAAGTGGACATGCTCGCGCATGGCTTCTTCTGGAAGCACCCCGACATCGAGACGGTGATTCTGCGCCCCGTCCACATCGTCGGGCCCACCATCAAGAACGCACCCTCCAACTACCTGCGCCTGCGCCGCCCGTGGGTGATGGCCGGCTTCGACCCCATGGTGCAGCTCATCCACGTGGAGGACGTGGCGCGCGCCATGGTGGAGGCCCTGCGCCCCGAGCCCAAGGGCGTCTACAACGTGGTGGGCCCCGGCGAGGTGCCCCTGTCCGCGGTGATGCGCGAGCTGGGCAACACCCCCATCCCCGTGCCGCACCCCGTGGCGCGGCCCCTGTTGCGCACGCTGTTCAAGTACCGGCTGTCCAACTTCCCGCCTCCGGAGCTGGACCACATCCAGTTCCTATGTGCCGTGGACGGCAAGCGCTGGGTGAATGACGTGAGCTGGAAGCCCCGCCACTCCATGCGGGACACCATCCGCTCCGTGCTCGGCGAGTAG